GTTACTCGTTGTTGGTGGCCCTCAGGCCTCAGGGGGACAGCGAGGGAGTATAATAATATTGATAGCGGAGGTTATTACCATGGAAATTCGAAAGATCGTTACGATGCTGGAAGAAACCCACCAGGAAATGGGAAAGTCCATCCAGCCGCCGACCAGAAAAGCAGCCGCCCTGGCGGTGATCAAAAATCCTTTTGCGGATCGTTATGAAGAAAATTTAGACCCTCTGGTCACCATAGGAGAAGAATTAGGATCCTTGTTGGGTAAAAAATGCCTTGAGCTTTTAGGCATCCCGCCGGAAAAGGCCCAATCCTACGGCAAGGGGGTCATTGTCGGTACTCAGGGGGAACTGGAACATGCCGGGGCCATCCTCCACCCCAAATTAGGAGGGCCTTTCAGAGAGACCCTGGGGGGAGGCAAGGCCATTATCCCTTCGGCCAAAAAGATGGGCATCCCCGGAACCTGGATCGATGTCCCGGTCCATTACAAAGATGCCGCCTTTGTCCGTTCCCACTTTGATGCCATGACCGTCAGCGTCTATGACGCTCCCCGCCAGGATGAAATCGTCGTGGCCCTGGTAGTCACCGATTCCGGAAGACCCCTGGCCCGCATCGGCGGATTAACCGTAGACCAAGCCAGGAAAGAAGACGGGTTGCGTTGAACCCTTTCTCTGCGAGGTTAAATCCCTTTTCCCTAACTCTTTCGAAGATGAATCATCTGTTGGGGAAAAGGCATTTCAATCCCT
The genomic region above belongs to Deltaproteobacteria bacterium and contains:
- a CDS encoding amino acid synthesis family protein, which encodes MTMEIRKIVTMLEETHQEMGKSIQPPTRKAAALAVIKNPFADRYEENLDPLVTIGEELGSLLGKKCLELLGIPPEKAQSYGKGVIVGTQGELEHAGAILHPKLGGPFRETLGGGKAIIPSAKKMGIPGTWIDVPVHYKDAAFVRSHFDAMTVSVYDAPRQDEIVVALVVTDSGRPLARIGGLTVDQARKEDGLR